The following proteins are co-located in the Candidatus Accumulibacter cognatus genome:
- a CDS encoding response regulator yields MKKILVVDDSPTERHVLKALLASNGYEVITAESGEEGIAKTKSELPDLVLMDVVMPGLNGYQATRTLTRDPATRNIPVIVCTTKGQETDKIWGLRQGAQDYLVKPINGPELLAKIAAL; encoded by the coding sequence ATCAAGAAAATCCTCGTCGTAGACGATTCGCCGACCGAACGTCATGTGTTGAAAGCACTACTGGCCAGCAATGGTTATGAAGTGATTACTGCGGAGAGCGGTGAAGAAGGCATTGCCAAAACGAAAAGTGAATTGCCGGACCTTGTCTTGATGGACGTGGTGATGCCCGGCCTCAACGGCTACCAGGCCACCCGAACCCTGACCCGTGATCCGGCGACCCGGAACATTCCGGTCATCGTGTGCACGACCAAAGGCCAGGAGACGGACAAGATCTGGGGCTTGCGCCAAGGAGCCCAAGATTATCTGGTTAAGCCGATCAACGGCCCAGAGTTGCTGGCCAAGATTGCAGCGCTCTAG
- a CDS encoding chemotaxis protein CheW: MTKKISLHEFQAYLAARLAGTSHQSSAGLLGIQAGPDHWLLDLADSGEIIPLPPLTKVPLTKPWFAGIANIRGNLYSVVDFSAFLGKEATPQNTSSRLLLVGTRHGSNAALLVTRMIGLRNIEALTPEIVAPDVPDWSREAYSDNEGRHWNKLRVRELLADESFMDIGA, encoded by the coding sequence ATGACCAAGAAGATCAGCCTACATGAATTTCAGGCCTACCTCGCGGCCCGCTTGGCCGGCACCAGCCATCAAAGCTCCGCTGGCTTGCTGGGCATTCAGGCTGGTCCGGACCATTGGCTGCTCGACCTGGCGGACTCCGGCGAAATCATCCCGCTGCCCCCCTTGACCAAGGTTCCTCTGACCAAACCCTGGTTTGCAGGGATCGCCAACATTCGCGGCAATCTGTACTCGGTCGTGGATTTTTCCGCCTTCCTCGGCAAGGAAGCGACGCCCCAGAATACCAGCTCGCGACTTCTCTTGGTTGGAACCCGCCATGGCAGCAACGCAGCCTTGCTGGTCACGCGCATGATCGGCCTGCGCAATATCGAAGCCCTGACTCCTGAAATCGTCGCACCAGACGTGCCGGATTGGTCCCGTGAAGCTTATTCGGACAACGAAGGACGTCACTGGAACAAACTCAGGGTGCGCGAACTCCTGGCTGACGAGTCGTTCATGGACATTGGCGCCTGA